The Phormidium yuhuli AB48 DNA window AGTCTCTGTATTGTGATTGAGGACTTCCGGCTGAGCCGCCAGAATGGTTCCTAACGCCTGCCAGTTCCCACAGAGATCCGGAATCAACACCTCAATGGTGGTTCCTGGGGACTCTTGACGCACCGCCTCAATACAGTTGACAAACTGAGTGGCTCCACCGTCAGGCAAATCATCCCGATTCACGGAGGTGATCACCACATGATTGAGCCTCAGTCGCCGCACAGCTTCGGCGAGATGGTGGGGTTCGTTGACGTCGAGGGGCTGAGGTTTCTTCTCAAAGTCAATATCACAGTAGGGACAGGCGCGAGTGCAAGCCGGTCCCATAATCAGGAAGGTGGCAGTCCCATTGTTGAAACACTCACCAATGTTGGGACAAGAGGCTTCCTCACAGACGGTGTTGAGGCTGAGGTCTCGGAGAATCTCTTTAACGTTACCCACTCGTTGCCATTGGGGGGCTTTGACACGCAACCAGTCGGGTTTGAGGGTGGCTCGCTCCACGATTAATCTACCTATTGCAAGAGGACTGAAGGTTTCATTGTACCGTGGGGGAGGAGGGAAGGAAGAGGGAACACCGGAGAACCCACCCCGCCCTCCGGGCACCCCTCCCAAGAGGGGAAAGACGTAGACTTTTATGGTAGGTGAGCGATAGTCGAACCCTGGTCACCCTAGGTAAGAGGCAAGAGGCAAAAGGCAGTAGGGTCGGGAGTTAATTATCTGACCTCGGGCAGGGGTTGGACGTTAAACAAAATGCCTGTGGAGACGGTCTAGCGGGAAAGGATGTCAAAACGAGTGACATAGGAATCAGAGCCAAATTCTTTAACCACTGGGGGGATTCCCTCAAGGTCAAGTGTGGCTGTGCCATCGGGATTGACTTGATAACGCCACTGACTTCCTGGACAACTTGACGTCTCAATTCCGGTTATACGTTGAGGGAACTGCCCTTGCTGACGGGCTTGGGTCTTAACTTGTTGAACCTTTTCGGTCAACTCCAGGGCAAATTTCAATTGTTGCACTCTCACCCAAAAGCTAAAACTATAATCAATCACATTTGAGTAGTCAATAAAATTCCATCGCGTTGGTTGGATAGTGCCCCTCAAGTCTTCCACTTCAATTGCACAGACGTCAGATCCTTTGATTCCCTGCAACATTTGACTATGATTGTCCCAGGTTTCGGCTGCAACTAGGTTAAGGTAGGGGGTCGCTAATATCCAGAGAAAGCTACCAATTGGAGAGGTTTCTCCCAATAGATAGTCATCCTGATATAAAGATGTGTGGATATGTCCTTCGACTTGAAGTCCATTTAGTATGGACATTTCTAGTTTTTTGACGGTTTGATTAAGTTCAGGATAGATTTCTTGAGGAACGTCATCAAGTTGACGTAGAACTGCTGCTAGATCATTGTGGGCATTTAAACTAATAATTTGAGCGATTAGGTCTGGCTGTTGAGGAAAAGAATCTACAAGCCGAGTGAGTGCTTTTAGGGTCAAGAATACTTCGTCTGTTTCTCCTGCACGATCATCTCTGATGGCTTGAACTAACATTAGCCTGAAGACATTAAACCGACTGAGAAAGCTGGGTAGAGAGGTGGTGACTGAGATAGTTCTGATATCGTAGCCCATCCCCCAGTCTAAGGCTTCTCCTTGCACAAGGCGATCGCGAAGTGTCCTCAATTCCTGTTGCTGTGCATCGAGAGACGTTATCAGAGCCTCGGGAATGTCTGGGAGAGAGTCTTCTGTCGTCTCGACTATTTTTTTCAGGTAAGGCTGAAGAGAACTAGGGATTTCAGAATCGCTGATGTCTTGCCCAAATGCATCTAGATCTGAGGCAAGGGTGTTAGCCGGTTTTGGAGGAAACTGTTGATAGAGTTGTTCCCGGTCTTCCTTGGCTTCTGCTAAGCTCTGACGACTGGCGGTATTCGCTACCCACAAGAGAATAGACCATCCGCCAATTAGGAAGAGATTGACAAGAATCAGTAAACGAGCATTCCGAGTTAACGAATTCATAAGGACTTACCTCAGATTTCTATAGCGGTTGTTTATTATTTGTTGCTATCAAGGCATTGCTGCAAAATGTTCTAAGAGGAAACGGTGAATAAAAATATAGCCTCCCCCCATTTTTTGGAGAAAAATACAGGTGGTAGCATAGTCTAGGAAATGGGCATCGTTTCTAGGAATCAATTGATGCGATCGCAGCATACTCCTGAGAAGCCCATGTTTGAGGGCCGTAAGTCCACCACTCAATAGGGCTACCGCGACCCCAATGGCGATCGCAACAGGAATCGGTCCGCCGAGTAGTCCGAACAGGGTTCCTAAGAGAACGATGACAATACCCCCTAAAATTGAGGCGTTATACAGAGCTTGCCAAATTCCCTGATTCGGCCATGTGGTTTTATCAATGCCAATTCCTGTAAATCCCCCAATCAAAAACGCAATCAGTCCACCGACGAGCTGACTCATTATACCCAAGGGAATTCCAAACAAAATCGGAGCCAGCAATAGGGTGAACAAGGAATTATGCAAGCTTTCTCCTGATAATTCAAAATTATTTGACAAGGCATTAAAGACGGCAATTCCTCCGAAAACAAGCCCAAATCCTAATCCCCACCACATCCCCTTTGCAAGACTCTTTTTGCCTGCAAAACTAGACCATTGAAGCTGATTAGCTGGGATAATTGGATTCTTTAGCACCGACCAAAACAGCAGCCCGAGACCAACATAAGAAAGATAGAGAACCGGCACGTTTACGGGTTGAGTCAAGACTGAATCCATACCAGCTACCGAGCTGTATATTAGTCCAAAAAGCCAGCCCAACATCAAAACAATCAAACCCACCAAAAGACTGAACCCTAAAGCACCGATGGGTTTCAATAGTTTTTGACCTAAGACTGTTTGGAGTTCTGTCCAACAAACCGCACTAACTCCTCCAACTATAATTCCCCCAAACAGCAATATTAAAAACAGGGGAAATTCCTCTAGAGACGTTGTGATAACATAAGGAAAAAATGTCCAGAGTATAGCTCCCAGGACTGCCCCCAAAATAACTGAAAGTTTTAGATTGTATTCCAGGATTTGTTGCTTTGTCTGTAGCCAATTTAGCTGAATCCCTTCAATCAAGAATATAGTTTGGGACTCGCGAACTAACTGTTTTGCTAAATAGCTCAGCCAATGTTGAGTCTGTTGGTCAGAATAGGGTTTGGGGCCAACATGACGGTTAAGCATTCGTTGAATATAGGTATCAAACAAATGCTGACGTCGTTGTTCGGGGGTGACCGTTTCTTGGAGTTCAGAGGCGGACATCCCCTGATACGCCAGGGACATGATACTCAGCATCAATGGCGATCGCCCGAACTCTCGTAAATGGGTATCCTCGTCCATCACCTGTGCGACCCCAGCCAAGGCATCACCAGTCCCCTGGAAATAATCACTAACCTGCTCAGAGGTGAGGGGTTGTAAACAAATTGCCCCTTGAAGTTGTAGACGAGTGTTCAAGGCTTCATAATCTTGAACCCGGCTACAGACAATTAGTTCTGTTTGTCCGTGGTCTTGATAAAACTCATTAATAGCTGCAACACAAGCCTCTCGGCGGTTCGATTGTACTTCGTCTAAACCATCAAGAAGTAGGAGGAGTTTCTGTTCCTGAATCCAAGTGCTTGCAGTTTGCTGACGCACCTGATACTTGTGTTTAAGTTCTGCCACGAGCCAATCGGCGATTGTTTGTCGTTTCCCCCGCCAAGATGAGAGGTTAAACAGGACGGGAATCGGTAGGCTGACATCGTACCTGGCCCGTTCAATCAACTCCCGAGCCATTTCTAGCAATGTTGTTGTCTTACCAGACCCGGGTTCCCCTAAAATCAGTAGAGTTCGCCCGACGCCCAACTCATCAAACTTATCCAAGGCTTGAGTTCCCGATGGTAGGGGTTCAGAATGACTCTCCTGTTGCCACGTCATTCCCCAGGGACGATCCAACAGATCCTCGCGAGAGGCGAGTCCTAAGTCCAACAGCACTCGCCCTTGTAAGGAACGTTCCAAACCGCCCTTAATCCAGATTTGATGAACTTTCTCAAGGAGGACTTGCCGGTTCCGATAGTCTTGGCGTAGAGGGACAGTTGGACTGGGCTGGCGTTTGGGGCGATCGCCTGACTCTAATAAAATCTGATAAACGGGGAAGGCATCACTGATATTTTTGAGTTCCCGAAGTCCCAAATAGGTCGCCTTCACCGATAGGGTTTTCTTGACATCATCGTAAACCGACTTCGAGATACAGATTCCGTTGGGTTCAGCTTGGGTTTGTAAGCGGGCCGCGATATTGACCCCATTGCCCATGATGTCATTATCTTTAAGATAGACATTCCCGACATGAATGCCGATGCGATGCTCTAAAATGTCAGGGTCTGATAGGGTTTTGCGCTGTTCTACGAGCTGTTGTTGAATCTCAAGGGCACAGGCAACAGCGGAGATGGCTTGCTCGAAGTACATTAATAACCCATCTCCCGTGGATTTGAGAACCTGCCCCCCCTGACGCTGACAAATTTCGGTCATCAGCGTTAGGTCTCGTTCCACCAACCGTAGGGTACGGTTTTCATCGACAGCCATTCTGGCACTAAAGCCGACAGCATCACTGAACACAACAGCCGCCATGACGAGCTGTGAATCAGACGCAGTTTCCAATTGATCCATTGTTTCAGACCTCACCGCTAATTGGGATAGACACATAGGAAACGTGCCGAAGACAAGGGAAACGTCAGTCCTGAGGCTTGCTTCGCCCAGTTTAACCGCAAAAATTGCAAAGTTGCCCAAAACTGCCTACCCCCTGTAGGTAAACAAATGTATCAATTCACCTGAGGCCTTGACATTTAATTTGAAAACGGTAAAAATAGATACAGAAAGATAAATCGTTCATCTCTCCACATCACCACGCTCTAAACATCTTAGAGCCAAGTGAGGGGAGACGGAAGTAGGGACAACTCCCGAAGGAACGCGCCTCTTTGCTCATTTCACGCTCTGGAGGCGAAAACCATGGAACTCACTTATCGCGGCATTGCTTACAACACCACTCCGGTTCAAGTCGAAGCACAAGCTTCTACAGAAGGGTCTGGCAAGTATCGTGGCTTAGATTGGCGCTTTTGTAACGTTCAACCTAAGTTGACTCAACAGCCCACCATTGAACTGAAATATCGGGGTGTCAGCTATCGCACTAACGAAGCAGGTCAGGCGGAATCTGTTTCAGAACAGTCTCGTCGTTTGATGATGAACAACACTCGTCGCAGTGAACGTCGTCATCTGACTATGTTGAATCGCTCCTTCGCCGAGTTGGGTGCGTAGTTCTCTCACCCTCAACTGAGTCCCACTTAAAAGCTGTCAGCAAGACCTGCTATATGATTGCTGGCTAATAACAGAGCCGACCTAGACATTCTGGGTCGGCTTGATACTGTTTGAGGGGTAGGGGGGGAACCCTAAATGTTACAGAAATTTATATTCGTAAATCAGATACTCTCGTTAAGTAAAAATTGCTATCATTTCGGGTTAGGGCGATCGCCAATTGTGTAGAGTAGACAGTAAGGCAGAGATCAACTTGACCTGGAATTAGCCGGAACGTTGCCTTTGCCTCCGTTGTAGTTCTTTATTGGAGGTTTCAATCCTAATTTCGTTTTGTCAGTGTCGATGCAGTTTGTTGATTCATGACTGCCCCAGCACCTAGCCGAAGAATCACTGATTTCACCCCCACCCAACCGACTTTAAGTAGAGCCGGAAACAGGGAGACTAATGTGGAATTGCCGGATTCATGAGGCTAGGTGTTGCGTTTAAGAGTATTTATACTCAATGAAAAAGCATCTTCAAAGATATAATTGAGCCTAGCTTTTAACTGTAACATTTCATTAAATTGACTTGCATATCTAGGGTGAGTTGCCTATAGTGGTAATCAGAAGCCGGAAGAAGGCTTCACGGCAGATAAGCACAGCGCAGTCCACATTAGTAAACGAGGTAAATACGCTGTTAACTCTAACATCTGTCCAACTCCAAAACACAACGACACCCGCCCAAGCGACTGAAACCTCCTCGAATTAGCCGACTGGGAGCAACTCAGCACAATCATCCCCGAGAGATGTTTTTGGCTGTGCCTCCAGAAAGTCTCAACAACTATGAGGAAATCACTCGTCCGACTGGTCTGGGTGTCGTTGTTGTTTTGTATAGAGGGATTTAGGTCTCTCCCAAAACGGTCTCGGTTAGACCACTGCAAACCGACCGCTGATGGCCCCCCAAGCGACGATAATCGCTAAGACCCAGAGATAATAGGAGAAATAGCGGAATCGGGCTTTGTAGAGGAAATTCAGGACAATCTGTAGGGCCCCAATCCCGACGACGGCCGCCACTAGGAAGCCAATGAATAGGGGCAGAAACTCCAGGGTGAGGGAGTCGGCCCGTAAGACATCAATCAGTTGTAAGGCTGTAGCCCCGAGAATGGTGGGGAAGGCGATAAAAAAGCTATATTCAGCGGCCCATTGTCGTTTTAAACCGACAAATAAGGCAAAGGAAATGGTCATCCCACTGCGGCTGAGGCCCGGCATGAGAGCTAATCCTTGGCCGATACCGATGACCGTGGCCACCCAGGGGGTGATTTGTCGTAAGCCTCGGGGTTGGCGTAATTTGCGATCGGTGTACCAGAGGAGAATGCCGGTGATGGTTAGGGTGACGGAAATGGCCAGGGGATGGGCGAAGATTTCCTTAAATAGCGATCGCATGGGAAAGCCAATTAAGCCGGTGACGAATACTGATAGTAGGCCGAGAACGGCCAGACGCAGGTAGAGGCGATCGCCCTCTCGGGGATGGGTGGGAACCAGTAAGGAGGTTAATCCTTTAAACTGGCCCGGTTGCGATCGCCACTCGGACAGCAATTGAGCTAAATCCCGCCACACCTGAGCCAGAAACCGGCTGAGACTGCGGCGAAAGACGACAGCAATGGAAATCAGAGTCCCCACATGGACGATTAAATCGAACAAAATCATCTCGGCACTTTCGGGTGAGGGTAAACTCGACCCCTGCTGAATCAGCCAATGTTGGGTTAACACCAGGTGACTCGTGGAACTGACTGGGAAAAACATAAAAATGCCTTGGATGATTCCCAGGAGAATGGATTCAAAGATGGTCATGGGGGCAAGGGGGGAGGGGCAAGAGGCAAGAGGCAAAAGGCAAGAGGCAAGAGGGGAGACCGTTAGGTTTGGAGATTTTGCTGTACTAATTAAAATGACTCTTGTTTTTGTTTTTTTGTTTTGAGTCTGGGCTTTCAGCGATTACTGACTCAGTTTAGCTTGTTCATGTTTGAAGATGGGGTTAAAAAAAATTCTGAAATGGAGATCGATTGTCCTCAAAGTCTGTTATTATACTAAACCGTTGCGCACATGATGCTTGTAAGCGGTCAACTGTGCAACATCCCCTCTGGGGGCGGTTAGCTCAGCGGTAGAGCGCCTGCCTTACAAGCAGGATGTCACTGGTTCAATCCCAGTACCGCCCATTTAAAATCAGTTATAGCCTTTAACAGCCAGGATTGCCCGGAATCAGGAGACTCGGCTGAGGGGTGCGATCGCCCGCAAGCCGGGGAGTTCCTTGGTCGTCAAATTGTAGGGCCTGGGCTTCTCTGAGTCGGGGTTGGGGAGATGAGGGTGACTGGGGTGGCTGTTCGCTGACGTCAGTTGGGGCCGCCGGTACCTGTATATCTTCCCAGACAACTGGGTCTGTTGTGGGAGTCCAGGGAACCTGGGGTAATCCTCCCTGGCCGGTGGTGATAAAGCGGCTGTCCCCAATGTGGCAATTAGATAACATCACTAGGGGGGTGAGAGGCTCGGGGAGAGACATTAGGGCAGCGGAGAAATTAATCTCTGGACTGTTGATGCTGACTTCGCCACTAAATTCGGGTCCGAGGAGGGAACTGGCGGTAATATCACTTTGAGCCGTTGGCGACTCACGAAAGGCAATGCCGAACATCCCCTCGGCGGTAATGTGAACTTGTCCACCACGACCTTCGAGAGCGTTGGCACTGATGTTACTGTTTTCGAGGGCGACGAGGGTGGAGGTGGTGATGCTGATATTCCCCCCGTCAGCGGTCCCCGCATCGGTGTTGATGGTACTGCCCTGGCGTAATTGTAGGGCCTGCGATCGCACTTGGATATTGCCCCCGGGACCGGACACCGTCTCGGCATTAAAGTTACTGCCTCGGTCTAACAGAATCTCACGGGCTGTGACCTCTAAGTTGCCGGCGGCTCCCTCTCCGAAGCTACGCACATCGAAACGAGAGTCATCTCTTAGAGTAATGCGATCGCTAAATACTTGGATATCCCCACCCGCTCCCGTGGCATCTGGACGAATATCTTGACGGCCTGAGGTGGAGGCGAAGAAGTTCCTAAAGCCAAAGATTGGCGATCGCCCCGATAGGTGAATCTCATCAGCTCTGACCTCTAACCGCCCTCCATCAGCAGGACCGAACGTTTCCGTGGATAAACCCGCTCCATCCTGGAGAATTAAGCGGGGGGTATGCAGGGTCACATTCCCCGAGGGAAAGCTGCCGAAGGTGGCGGTAACAATCCCACTGCCAAAGCGTCCATCCTCGGATAATCCCGTCAGTTCCAGGGATTCTCGGGCTTGAATGTTGATATCGCCTCCTGACCCCCCTTCTATAATAAGGACATTGCCTAACCAGCCGCCGCTGTTGGAGGCAATTGTCCCACCGTCAACGGCTCGCAGATGAGTGGTAACGATATGAATATCCCCTGCTGTCCCGGTTGCTAAAAAGGAGTTACTGAAAATTCCTGTGAGAATGAAAGCATCGGCACGGCTATTGATTACATCAATCCTATCCTGGGCTGCAATGGTAATCTGACCGCTATGGCCATCGCCGAAGGTTGCCCCCGCTACGATGCCACCGTCACGGATACGTAAGCGATCAGTATTGATAGTGACATCGGCGGCTGACCCCTGACTATTGGGAAGTGTCAGGCTCAGAAAACCAGATTCCTGTATATCTAGGCTCTCCCCGACATCAACGGTAAGATTTCCTCCCTGGGCCGACTCAAACACGGCCTGATTGACCATTGAACCTTGCTGGAGGGTCAAATCCCCATCGGTGATCAGGTGAATATCCCCAGCCTGACCGGAAACCCCTTGAGAAAAGATGCCGCTTATAACAGTGAGGGGTTGCAAGCCATCCCCCGCCATCGTGGCCAGATACTGACTGAACGGCTCGAACCCACTACCCAGTAGCATGATTCCTTCCCTCGCCTCTAGGGTAATGTCTCCTCCCTGGCCACCGTCATCCACAGAACTGACCACAGCCGCATTATCCCTGAGGTGGAACTGTTGGGTTTGAATCTGGACATCGGGGCCATTTTGGGAGAGGATGCGAGACTCTGGGTTTAAGTCAACCCCAGTCTGCATGTCAATGGCGATCGCACCGGTTCCCGATGAAAGAATCTGGGCCTCGGTCATGGCCAGGCGATCACCCAACAGGCGAATCTCTCCCCCCTCCAGGATGGCTCCCTGAGTTAATTCAATCGGTCCTAAGGTCCTGGCCGTCACCGCCGCCACCCGTCCCTGGCCATCGAGATTAACCCGGCTTCCGGGGCCAAAACTCCCGAACTCCATTCTCTGGGGCGATCGCACTCCTCCCCCCACCATCTGCACCTCTCCTGCCAACAAACTCAGTTGGGCCGCGTCTAACCCCCTCACCTCCCCCTGACTATCCCGGGCCTGAGAGCGATTGACAATCGTTCCCGGAGTGTCACCAAACTGAAGACCGATGGGAACCGAGATTTGCAGGAGCGGGGGAGATTGGCTGGGGGAGGTTCCCCAAACGCTACCATCGGCAAACTGGATTTGTTCGGCCGTCGTCCCTAAAAAGGCCCCACCAATGGATAATCGTGCATTGTCGCCAAAGTGAATGCCATTGGGATTAATCAGAATTAGATTAGCGGTTCCGTTAGCACTGAGATGTCCATCGAGTTGGGAGAGGTCCGAACCCGTCACTCGGGTGATAATCGTCTCCAGGTTGGGCGCATTATCAAGATGAACCTCAAGGGATTCTGGAATGGAAAACTCCTGAAAACTATGGAAGAGGGTATCTCCTCGCACAGTTCCCCCTTCAATGCGAATCTGATTCCCCTCGGGAACCAGACGGGAGTTTTCCGGGAGGCTGTCATCTGGACGCAGTTGTGAGAGGCTGGGGCTGGGGGTTAGGCTCTGGAGGATGACCAGGCCAGCGACGAGGTGCGGCCAATGGATGTCCTGGAGTACGTGATGGCTCATCTGGCAAGTCTCATCGAATAGTCTTGCGTCCGTGACGCTGGAGTTGAGCGAGCGACTCTTATCTGTGGTTATAGGGGCAGTTCGGGGCCCACGGGAACAATACCGGTAGGATTGATGGCGTCATGGCTGCGATAGTAGTGAGCCTTGATATGCTCAAAATTGCAGGTTTCTGAGATGCCGGGATGGTGATAGATCCGTTTGACATAATCCCAGAGGTGGGGATAGTCCCAAATATGGCGACGGTTGCATTTAAAGTGACCGTAGTAGACGGCGTCGAAGCGGATGAGAGTGGTAAATAGGCAAATGTCCGCTTCCGTGAGGCGATCGCCACAGAGGTAGGCCTGTTTCTGCAATACGGATTCCCAATGGTCTAACGCCGCAAAAAGCTCATTGACGGCATCCTCATAGGCCCCTTGAGTGGTAGCAAATCCGGCTCGATAGACGCCATTGTTAATTGGCTGATAAATCGCGTCAATCGTTTGGTCAATGCGCCCCTGGAGGTCTGGGGGGCAGAAATTGCGCTGGGGATCTTCGGCAAAAAAGGCCTGATCCAGCATCCGAATAATCTCGCGAGATTCGTTGTTGACGATAGTCTGCTGCTGTTTATCCCATAAAATGGGAACCGTGACCCGGCCGGTCATTTGAGGATCGACTTTGAGATAGAGATCTCGAACATAGGTGGTTCCATTGACGGTATCGGGGATACAGCCCGGGGCCTCGGAGAAAAACCAGCCCTCAACCCCCATATAGGGATCGACAACTGAGAGGCTAATGGCTTGCTCTAAGCCTTTTAAGGCCCGCATAATCAAGGTGCGATGGGCCCAAGGGCAGGCATAACTTACATAAAGATGGTACCGTCCCGCTTCAGGGGTAAAGCCCTGTTCCCCCTCCTGAGTCATCCAATTCCGGAAGCGAGTGGGGGGACGGAGAAAGCGTCCTTGCTCGTCGTCTTGCTGACGCTTTGATGTCCATTGTCCGTTTACTAATTGTCCCAACGCCATGATATTTGCTCCGCAACAGTCTGATACAAGGTTTGCTGATACTACGAGATTGCCGAGTATTAAGTTCCTGGAGGAACCTACGTCGGATACTTGGATTGAGCAGGCGATCGCCCATCTGGATACCATACTCCTGGATCACTCCCATTGTGAACGGAAAGCGGCGGCCAATGCTCTGAATTTAATGTGTCGTTACCCCTCCGATGGGCCGCTGTTGCGGGAACTGACGCGGTTGGCGGAGGAGGAACTGGAGCATTTTCGGCAGGTGAATGAAATTTTAGAGGAACGGGGGATTCCTTTAGCGCCTTTGAATGCGCCGCCCTATGCCTCGCAGTTAAAGCGCCAATTGCGCCATAATGAGCCGGAGCGTAAACTGGACTTGTTACTGGTGTCGGGATTGATTGAGGCGCGATCGCATGAACGGTTAGGGTTACTGGCCACGCATCTGCCCGAGCCGGATTTGGCTGAGTTTTACCGTAGCCTAATGGCATCGGAAGCTCGTCACTATGGTATATTCTGGATTTTAGCCACCCATGAGTTTCCCCGAGATGTGGTCAACCGCCGTCTTAGAGAACTCGCTCAGGTAGAATCGGAGATTTTGGCCAGCTTGCATCCTGAACCTCGCATTCATAGTTAAGCCGTCCCTGGGCCCTGTTCCCTGTGAGTTCCCTTCCTCCCAAACCGCCTAACTCAGACAGCTTGGGGCAACTCAGTCCCGAACAAGAGCAACAGGTACAACGTTGGCAACGGATGGCAGCATCCCGTTCTTCATCTCGGGGGGGGATTCCTTGGCGGTTAGTGGCTTGGGGCTTGGGGATTTGGGCGAGTTTATTGCTTGTGGCCGTCGCCGCCTTTGTGCTGCTGAGTCATCCTCGCTATGTGGGGGGAAGTTCCGAGGAACCGCGCGATCGCCCTGGACTGGGGATGGGGGTGGTGATCGTGGTTAGCTGTGTGGGGGGAAGTCTATTACTGGGGCGTTGGTTGGAGATTCGGGGACGCCGTTAACGATAGGTACAACCTGCCTCGGTGAGTCCATGAGGCAAGTCTCCCGAGAGACCGGGCCGACATCTCGCTTAAAATAAGGTTAACCTGTGTAAAGCTGCTGTTGAATTTCACCTTTAGCTAGGCGATCGCCATCATGAATTTCCCGAATGCGGGCAGTATTTTGACGACACTCATTCAAGGAGATGGGGTTGGAGGGTTAGCCCGCCGTGTTGAAGGGTTAGAGGCCCATCAATTCATTACATTGCTGGATTTCATCACCGCAGAATTTCAGCAATACACCCGGGCGATCGAATTTCTCAACGACAGCACCTTAGAAACCATCCTAGAAGAACTCCTTGATGCCTTCACCCTTAAAATTGGACAAATTTTAAAAGCCGAACGAACAACGATTTTTCTCTTGGATCGCGATCGGCAACAGCTTTGGTCGAAAGTCATCCTTGACGATGGCACATCTAAAGAACTCCGCCTTCCCTCCAATGTCGGCATTCTTGGACAAGTGGCTAGTACCGGAATTGGAGTCACCGTTGCCTCGCCTCATGACCATGCCCTGTTTAACAAGGAAGTCGATGAATTTTCGGGCGATCGTGCCCATAACCTCCTTTGCGCCCCTATTTTTAGTCGCAAAAATGCAGGTCAAGTTATGGCAGTGGTTCAACTCCTTAATCACCAGGAATGCAAGCAGTTTACGGAAGAAGATTTAGCCACGTTTGATAATTTTTCCGATACCATTGGTATCATCCTTGAAAGTTGCCAATCCTTCTATCGCGCTGCCCAAAATCAACGGGGGGTTTCTGCATTACTTAATGCCACTACCTCCCTCGGACAAAGTCTCGATTTAGAAACAACCCTAAGAACTGTTATGGATCAGGCTCGGCAATTACTCAAAGCCGACCGCAGTACTCTCTTTTTGTTAGCTGACGATAGACGAGAACTTTGGACTAAAATCGCCAAGGCTGACGGTACAACCATGATGGAAATCCGGATTCCTAGTAATAAGGGAATTGCTGGCTATGTTGCATCCACCGGTAAGCCTCTCAATATTTCTGATGCCTATGAAGACCCCCGTTTTGACCCCTCCACCGACAAGAAAACTGGCTATATTACCCGTAATATTCTCTGTATGCCAGTCTTCAACTCGGAAGGTGACCTGATTGGCGTTACTCAACTCATCAATAAATATCAGGGTAGTTTCACCCAAGCGGATGAGTTTTTTATGGAAGCTTTTAATATTCAAGCCGGAATTGCCTTAGAAAATGCTCAACTCTTCCAAGATGTCAATGTTGAAAAACAATATCAAAAAGATATTTTACAAAGTCTTTCTGATGCAGTTATCTCTACGGATATGCGGGGTAATATTGTTACGATTAATGAGGCAGCATTAGAGCTTCTCGGCTGTCCTATAAAATCAGAAAATGGAAAATATCATCAACAGGTTTGGGAAGAAAGTCTAATTGGCTGCTTAGTTTGGGAAGCCATTCCCATTGAAA harbors:
- the lipA gene encoding lipoyl synthase → MERATLKPDWLRVKAPQWQRVGNVKEILRDLSLNTVCEEASCPNIGECFNNGTATFLIMGPACTRACPYCDIDFEKKPQPLDVNEPHHLAEAVRRLRLNHVVITSVNRDDLPDGGATQFVNCIEAVRQESPGTTIEVLIPDLCGNWQALGTILAAQPEVLNHNTETVPRLYRRTRPQGDYQRSLELLRRTRELAPWVYSKSGIMVGLGEEDAEVRQVMRDLRAVDCDILTLGQYLQPSQKHLGVQDFIAPEQFEAWREYGESIGFLQVVASPLTRSSYHAEQVRSLMERYPRTPTPITPIATTAN
- a CDS encoding undecaprenyl-diphosphate phosphatase; this translates as MTIFESILLGIIQGIFMFFPVSSTSHLVLTQHWLIQQGSSLPSPESAEMILFDLIVHVGTLISIAVVFRRSLSRFLAQVWRDLAQLLSEWRSQPGQFKGLTSLLVPTHPREGDRLYLRLAVLGLLSVFVTGLIGFPMRSLFKEIFAHPLAISVTLTITGILLWYTDRKLRQPRGLRQITPWVATVIGIGQGLALMPGLSRSGMTISFALFVGLKRQWAAEYSFFIAFPTILGATALQLIDVLRADSLTLEFLPLFIGFLVAAVVGIGALQIVLNFLYKARFRYFSYYLWVLAIIVAWGAISGRFAVV
- a CDS encoding NACHT domain-containing protein; the encoded protein is MAAVVFSDAVGFSARMAVDENRTLRLVERDLTLMTEICQRQGGQVLKSTGDGLLMYFEQAISAVACALEIQQQLVEQRKTLSDPDILEHRIGIHVGNVYLKDNDIMGNGVNIAARLQTQAEPNGICISKSVYDDVKKTLSVKATYLGLRELKNISDAFPVYQILLESGDRPKRQPSPTVPLRQDYRNRQVLLEKVHQIWIKGGLERSLQGRVLLDLGLASREDLLDRPWGMTWQQESHSEPLPSGTQALDKFDELGVGRTLLILGEPGSGKTTTLLEMARELIERARYDVSLPIPVLFNLSSWRGKRQTIADWLVAELKHKYQVRQQTASTWIQEQKLLLLLDGLDEVQSNRREACVAAINEFYQDHGQTELIVCSRVQDYEALNTRLQLQGAICLQPLTSEQVSDYFQGTGDALAGVAQVMDEDTHLREFGRSPLMLSIMSLAYQGMSASELQETVTPEQRRQHLFDTYIQRMLNRHVGPKPYSDQQTQHWLSYLAKQLVRESQTIFLIEGIQLNWLQTKQQILEYNLKLSVILGAVLGAILWTFFPYVITTSLEEFPLFLILLFGGIIVGGVSAVCWTELQTVLGQKLLKPIGALGFSLLVGLIVLMLGWLFGLIYSSVAGMDSVLTQPVNVPVLYLSYVGLGLLFWSVLKNPIIPANQLQWSSFAGKKSLAKGMWWGLGFGLVFGGIAVFNALSNNFELSGESLHNSLFTLLLAPILFGIPLGIMSQLVGGLIAFLIGGFTGIGIDKTTWPNQGIWQALYNASILGGIVIVLLGTLFGLLGGPIPVAIAIGVAVALLSGGLTALKHGLLRSMLRSHQLIPRNDAHFLDYATTCIFLQKMGGGYIFIHRFLLEHFAAMP
- a CDS encoding DUF4278 domain-containing protein, encoding MELTYRGIAYNTTPVQVEAQASTEGSGKYRGLDWRFCNVQPKLTQQPTIELKYRGVSYRTNEAGQAESVSEQSRRLMMNNTRRSERRHLTMLNRSFAELGA